The Coffea arabica cultivar ET-39 chromosome 2c, Coffea Arabica ET-39 HiFi, whole genome shotgun sequence genome includes the window TAAGTCAATTTTCTGCTCGTGCCATGGCAAAAGCCGATTCCACCCAAACCGTCTAAATTGGGCAgtcaaaaaatagataaattttgttAACAAGATTTCCTTAAATAGGTTAATAAGAGGATTTTATGGTGCTATTGCATTCCTATAAATTAGGCATTTGGGCGGGGCAACGTTAAGAGCTTCTTTCCACCGAATAGCAAACTAAGCCACAATAATACATTCAACGCCTGATAGTTGGGGGTGGACcgatggggaaaaaaaaaaaccacaatgATACCTGGAGCAAGAAGCAAGCAAATTGCCCCAAGGCATATGGCGCAGCAGTTGAGGGGTCGGCCTTGAGTTGCTGGTTTCCCCACTAATCGGAGTTCAATTCGTGTCCGCTGCGTTGCATATCTTGACTCGTCCGAGAAAGCTGTATGGGGCTATCGGCTTCCCTCCGATTTGGTGTGCCGGCTCGGGTCCAAAGGGCTCGGGTCGGGGCATGTTTCgagctacaaaaaaaaaaaaaaaaaagcaaattatAATTTGTTCTGATGTGTCCTATTCTGGGCCATCTCTAAGCCCATTTTGTGGTTTCCAGTGTCTGTCTCTATCTGAATCTAATGCGACCAAATGCCAACTGTTGTTTCCAGCCCACAACTTGACTCCACGTTTCATCCCCTAGCCCAGCAAGCACATCTTTCCATCTCCAATACCCTCAACGCCCATGAAACGAACAAGAGGGAAAGGGCAAAAACTCTAAGCACTTCCCCAGCCATATGGTTCCCTTCCAACTGCCCATTAACACAGGCGAGCGGTCTGCATTGCTGCTTTCTTCCATTTTACAAATGATGCAATGATCAGTTGTATCCATTCTGTTTCTAGTTTGGTATTTTCCTAAAGAAATTAAACTACTTCCCCTCAACGTGGCTGCTTTTATCCCATGCAATGCAAATATGCAATAGAAATGAGCTGCTGCAaagatttgaaagaaagaacACAAAGAAGATGCAATTACACTAgtacaaaagcaaaaaagaatcAAGTCTAATGATCAATCCCATCATAATGTCATATTATTTATTGATCCCATCATGGTACCGACGGGATTACTGGTATCTGTGAATGAAAGTATATTAGATAATAATATATTTGTTACCAGCACCATCACCGTGTGATTCTTTGACAACTGATGTATCTTATCTGCCTTAAAACATTATGTTAAGATATTAACTACTAACAAAGTATGTTAATCACAACCTCATAATGGCCATTGTTGTCACAATAGCTAATTAAAGATACAATTGTCGTCCTGAAAGCTGAGGCTCAATATCTTGGTAGCACTACATCTACACAAGCCCTTTTTCAAAAAGTTGAAGCTTGTCGGCCTCCCCTCAGTTGAATTGCATTATCCCTCAACTGCCTTTTCTTCTGTTGGCCTTATAATGCTAAACCTTTACGTACCAGCATAGGCCATGCCTACTTGCCCCTAATCACTTTACTACAATCTCAATAGCTAGAGCAAATTATGCAGTAGTTTATAAAGGTTACAGTTTTGATGACAAGTTCTCTTGTGTGTACTTTCTTTCCCGGTCACTGTCTCGTTGCATGCTCATAGAGGAGGTCTCAGCCGATGACACTTTTTAGATGACAAACCTTCTATTCACATCAACTACTAGGGAAACCAACTAATTATAAATTAGTTGGCCACTAAAAGAGTTTTAAGACTCTACTTGTGTGTAGATCAAGAGATCAAATCTCTTTACCTGCATTTTaaatccaggatttttcgaaaaaaaTTCGCCACCGAATGCCTATAGAATAGAATCCACCGTgtccaaaaacaaaacaaaaaaaaaaaaagattactaGGGGAAAATGTGGggccaaaaacaaaaagactTGCTCTCTGTTTTTCGTGGCAGCCATTCTCCTACCACTGTTCAAAGTAGTAATATATTCAAGTATTTcataaaaggaaatgacagaAGATGGTGAAACTAGAAAACCGTTGCTAATTCTTGTAAacaaaaaaacttaaaaaaaaggcTTAAGAAAACCAATTATTGAACTAAGgcttaaaaaaatatttggttCCAGCGCTTCAAaggtttgcattttcttcatcctAGTCTTGTAGCTAGATAAAGTATTTGGTAAAGACTACAGGGTATGTGCAAATGCATGTACCTTGTTAACCTTTAATCTTGATCAATTGTTTTCGTGGGAGCAGTGACAATCAAATGAACCCGTGATCCATATAAGCAGTAGAAGGATTACTAAGCCTgtttgataatttaatttaacatttaaatttaataaattcataTCTTAATATATTTAGACGTGTTTGAtaataaatattaaaattgCAATagttaacaattcaataatttaataaatctaaattttagatttcaaattttagatttcattTGTATCAAACACACCCTAAGTTTTGATTGTCCTAGTAACCTAATCATTTGTCCTTTAGATGtccctacaaaaaaaaaaaagaacgggACACAAGGTCAAATTAACAAATATAATAGCTCTACGGAATGGATCAATTAGTTGAAAAACATACTtcgttttatttattatataacGGGGAAGAACTATGTGCTGGTGAAGCCTCCCTGGCTGAAGGCCTTTGAGGAAGTCCGATGCCAGATGGATTGTGAAACTTTTTTACATCTATTTGATCGTGAGAAACAAAATGGTTGATGCAAATCCAATAAGTTTCAAGCTTTCTCAAACAAAAAGTAGTGATTTTGTGTTGTAACCATTAtgttttacttttagtttggtGGCTTAGATGAGgagtttctttcattttttgtgtTGCTTGAGATGTAGGGTGCcttgagaagagagaaaagaacatGTCATCAACCTTTTTAAGctattaaacaaatatatatatatagagagagagagagagatgattaGAGATTGGAATTagcaattaaaaataaaataacaggAAGGGTAGGCCCTGTGAGTTGGATTCACTTTCCACTTCATCAAGGAAGAAGAAGTTGTTACCCATCACATGCCTAAGGGCTTAAACTAAACATCTTTTCTGACAAATCCAAATCATGGCATTGCTAAACTATTCTTTCCGGGACTAAGTATGTCCCCCCCTTTCTTTCCCACATACATGCCAaatttcaattcttgtccaGGCAAGTAGGCAGCTAATTAAACAAGTCATTCGAACCTGTCAACCACGACCCTTggatttttcttccattttttccccCCCTGTGTTTTGGgttattttccatttttctttatcaCTGTTTTGGTTTGGGTGAGAGGGTATAGGACAGAAGGGAGAGGAAAGTAACTATTCAAATACACGATTAGGTGTCATAAACCTGCCCTTCCTTCCACCTAAATAACCCTTCGGTTTTTAGCTAAAAAGCAGGGGGTAGGTAATAAGGCTAGCTATGCGCATTATGCATGAGAATTTATCGCTAAActtgttagtttttatttatacCGCTTTTTATGGCCAATGATATGTTTGTTCCATTGAATTTGGCCTCCATTTCGTTAGTGATGCTAATTTGTCTTCGATCGTCTATAAAAAAAGAAGAtggttgtatatatatatatatatatactcttCCTGTATGTCAACGTTCCATTATCTATCTATCTTGTTGATACTAATGTCGCAATCTGAGTTGATTAATGTTGAATGATCTTTTCTTTGTGCTTAATTCTTAGGGTTGCAATCtgacttgatttgaaaaatgtttATGAAATGAAGGATGAAAAACAAGCCAAGTAGTAATATACATATGTAACGGTTGCTATTTGCAATGAATGataataactaattaacatACGTACAGTTGAACTTCTTGATGAACCTCAAACGTACCTCATATTTTATATGTATCATCATGACAAACGCATCTAGGATAAAGCCATTGAATCTACTAATTAAattgagggggggggggggaaatgCAGTAAAACCTTTAAATAAGATCGATCGCGTATATATATTAGCCATAAAGAAGAGAATAATAATGCATGTCCCGAGTCCAACAGCAGAAAACGATTTCTAAATCCTAACAAACAACAAGCATCTTTGCACTTAGGCGTTAACCACTACCAATTTGCGCAAGACATTCTGGTTATAGTCAACCGGGAGATGAACAGGCCAAAGATACGGTCAGGAGCAGTATAACATTCGTGTCGGAAGCTACAGTGCAGTGTGCATCTCTTGTCAAGAAATTCAGGAGGAAGAATTTGTCCCCAAAGTACATGTGCAATCAATCAAAGTTCAGTGTATCGATGCCTGCCTGCCCTTATTGCTGTCTTTGGCATTTCGTCTTCTAATTTATTTCCTGTGGGAAGAGTCTTGAAGGGTTTATAAATTTCGATCCATCCTGCCTGCCTGcctgcatgcatgcatgcatgcatgatcCAGTTACAAGAATTAAGATGCTCATGCATGTTGCAGGAAATCTTGTCGTGATAAATTCTCACGTACAATTAATTGTTTTCAAGAAATGTTGCAATCAATCTTCCTCGTCTGACCATGGACATTCAAGAACCAGAATGAGAAAATGACCACATATGGGCATATCCCGTATGGTCTAACCGATTACGTAATTCTTCTACTACTAGTTAAAGAGACGTTTTACTGCTTTAAGACTGAGGGCTCAATTTACTTGGCTTTCCAACTAAACGCACATATATACTCAATAATTATTAGAGTAGAGAGAGACATTTTACTGCTGACTGATGGCTCAAGTTTCCACTTCCCACAGTCGCACCTGTTTCACAATTAGGGATCCCTGCAGAGTGCCTAAGtcttgaaaattttacattATCTATAGACGTACAGTTTGGTGTTTCTTTTGGGGTTTGAAACCTGATTTGTACTAATTTCACATCTTGGCGTCATCTGGATTAAATAGTCAGAGTACGTGGACCATATGAAAATGAGACGCTAATTTTatcttaaaataattaattagtacATTGTTAAGAATCATAGTTGAgtgcaagcaaaaaaaaaaaataataataaaaaaaaatatatatatatatatatatatatatataaaagtaaaaaacaatTTCCAAGGTTTGAACGTTTAGTTGTTGCCTTTGTGTCCTAATCCTTCACCCCTCCATGATGACAAGTTAAACACGGATAGTTAATGATTGACCGTGGCTTAACCAAACCATTTACACATGCGAAAGTatcaaatcatcaatcaaataGAAGTTATGTTGAAGATAGTGTTGTAAACTCGGATCATTTTCTCTTTTACCTACAACATAAGTTCGCACTCCAATTTTTGGCCAATGAAGCGCCCTTTGTAGCATCTTGATGAATGCAAAACTTTCTCTAGATTTATTCGTGCCACAAATCAATGAAGTTTAGTCAGTATATATAACATGTTTGAAATTTCCTAATGTTCCTGCATGGGGAAAAAGAAGGGCCTTTCCAAAAAAGTTGTCCATGGTTTCAAAGACATCAAACATCAAATTCAACCTCGAGTGATTGATTAGTCTTGCATACTTTATGAAGTTgaaaactagaaattaaatttcCACCTTGACCTGCGACACTTTCTAAGATTTTAGAATTAATTAAAGCCAAAGGAAAGAGGATTTAAACTTAAAATCATTAATTTTTAAGATTTCAACTATTAGAATAAATCCTTCTCAATTAAGCCAAACAGAACTTACTTAGCAACCAATTTGGGATATTCttttaggccttgtttggattgctgtttttcgttgaaaaattacgtcgttttccgtaatcacattttcctattatctttttccctcacatatatgaaatcgttacagtaatttttccatgaaaaatacaatccaaacacactgtTAAAGTTTCTCTTCCAGAGTCAAATCAGATGTCAAAGCAAACAATAAGAATTATGCATGCAGATTAGGCGTTGATAAAAGTATTTCACAGTCATTAATTCTCAGTGGAAATTTACGTGCAATTTTGCAGCTGAAATCATGGGCTTTCCTGCTCGATCTGTAAGAACAAGTTAATGCTAATCAATCAAGAAACTAAACGTGACTTCCCTTGTGAAgtatcttttttcattttcattacaaaaccaacattccaaaaaatCATTTGATTCTTTAATTTGTATGCATGAGAATTGAAGCACCTAATCCAAAGGTCCAATGCATGTACTATATATAGTTGAGAATGCATCAAATTTTATCCAAACTACGCACACAAGAAATGCTTAATTAGTGTATGTTACTCGATCTTTTTTCAAAGCCcccataaaattgaaaaccgattcagttttctttttagttttggaaaaaaaaaaaaaaaaagatgaagtgTGACCTtacttttccaaaaaaattaatcaagtaTTGAATCACAGCCTCACGCCCCAATCTCGAGCACATAATATATCTGCTCCATTAGAAATCCACCTCGACATTCtcatcaaaacaaatattttaatttatgAAATTGCCGCAATCTTTTTACACAGACCAAAGTGCTTGCAGCGCAAGTAGGCCGAGGTCGAGGCATGAGGCTGTTTAAGCGCAATTGACCATTCAACTTGTGTCGACATCAaagaaaattcaacaaatttaaaaattttaggaGCCCTGAGAAGGAAAAAGTAACTCATCATTAAGTGCTCCAACGTAATTGATTGAGATCTTATGAAAAAATTAATTGTGCAGATTAAAGCAGAATTTTATAGTAAAACCTTGCCAATTAAACAGAATGAATACGAATTTGGcaccaaaaaatacaaaaaaaaaaaaacggatatttttaattatagaaaaaagaaaatgtaaaatggtaGTATGTAGATTTAGCTACACCATTAGATGCATAGGTTCCAGCAGACCTATTATTTAATTCAGCCAGGACAATCTCGTACTAGCATAGAGTGCGTTGTACATAATTATTATGTGACTTAAATTACGTAcctattttttgacaaaaaaaaaaaaaaaaatttacgcACCTATTTATGTTTTGGACTTTTCTTTTACTTAAATACTTGAATAAATTGTTTGGTTGTTCTTGTTCATGTAAGTTGTAATTGAACATTTATGACAACAATCTTACAGCACATTGTAGTGTAATTCATGAAACTGttcttttgtctttcttttcttttttttttggttaatacAACTGATTTTTTCCATCTTTGAATTAGATAACCCAGAATCCATTTGAATATATCATGTATTGACTGTCGACTTTTAGTTGTATACGTAGAATTTATGTAGCTAGCCAGAATTATCAGGTACTCATGTTTAGACCTCTGTCATTAATGAATTATTTAAAATGATTAATGCTTAATATCCCTCAAATTACATGAAGGTTTCTATTCATACAGACATTTAAATGTGTAATTATCCACATGCATGTAATTACTCATTTATTGCACATCAAATCCTGTCATTAATGTGGACCCTTTATCTAAATCAGTGCTTTCATGCGATATTAATCTCTTGTGTCTAATTGATTAATTGCCTAGTCAAGTTAAAATTGTGGCCATTTAAAAGGATGCCCAGAGCCATATGGTTAGAGAGGTAAAGGAATGGGAAATAGTTTTAGAAGCGCACCACTTAAAAGCCAAAAGCAATGCATTAAATAAATAGAAAGGGGCTGTTAATGGACAAGGATAATTCTTGAGTCCAGTCCACATCTCTCAAACCAATGTTTGTTTCGCTTCCTTTACCCAAATGTTAttgtaattaattaattaaaaattgctAAACATATTAGaccaaaaatatttaaattaaaagaaaatttaaaaactaactTCATTAGTATTAGGTGTGTAATTTGTCTCATTGCACTTGAATTTATCCATTTTCTCATTTAGACATCTCATCATTCATCAAGAAAGCTGGGAGGGGAAAAGACCGGTAAAAATCTTTCTTTGGTAAATTAGTAATATGCTGCCTTTTTGAAGGATTAATCAGGGATAATATCATAAACCTCCCttgtaatttttcttaatatcacttagcacctctaaaattttaaaaatttcacttatcaccccttacttttgttatttgcTTAACAAAGTTTTCAGAAACCTTGAACTACCATTTTGCTCAttttactaaataaataaaatactcATAAGCCACTTtgtttattccaaaaaaaaaatcactatctAAAAAAAATCTCTAGTAATTCCACCACATCACAAAATTATAGTCCATAAAAATatcaatttgaaaataaaaaagatatttgtaaagaaatgcATTAGCACAAATGTAACTCTATACTTTCAAAACCAATTTCTTGTGAACTTTATATATTGTTTTTTCAACTTCTTCTCAACTCGTGGCACAAGCCTTTAAACTGTTCTAATTATTataaaaatcaacccaaaataaAACAGAGAAATTACACCCCATTCTGTCACAatcacaaaaagtaaaaaaaaaataaaaaatttaatttacaataatttataaataaaaaattgtatTGTCATCCAAAAAAAATATGAGAGAGAGAGCGttggagaaaagagaaagataagaaagtaacttttgtttcttttttttattttcatattttttgaactccatttatttgatatattgATATGTGAATTATGCAATTGTGAGGGCTTTTTGTAATTACTAAATAGGTAGGTGATATTTTAAAAGTTTTAGGGGCGCTAAGTAATATTAAGAGAAACTTCGAGGGtggtttctgatattaacccTATTAATTACTGCCGCACAGAATGAGTACCGATGATCCACGCTCGATGGGTGCGAGTGGTGGTTGTGCCAAGGACACAAACCCTAGCTGCAAGATAGATAACTACGTCTCCAGACAAGCCACAAAAATTAACTAAAGGTGCAAaagcttttaaaaaaaataaaaaaaaagaaagatatcgagagagagagagagagagagagagaagggaaggGATGAATTGAAGGAGGGAGCACTTTAACCACTTTTTTATGTTGCACGCATCCATGGCAGAGAACCGAAGGAAGACAGAAGAGTTCTACAAACTAAGACAGACAGCAGAAGGAGAGGCGAACGAaactaaacaagaaaaatatcaTCAGCTCCTTTAACTAATCCATTCTCCTTCCTTCTCTCCACCCCCTATATACCTTAACTACCTATTAGTACAACCAGTCTTGTAGCATTTCCTTTCATCctcaaaaataaacaaaaatcatcCGCAGCAAGCGAAAGGCAGCAGCCATCCACTGTACAATTACCTCTGATTGGGTTGGGGTGTTCTGGTTACTCGTGTAAATAGCTAGCTAGGTGATTTTTCATACATAGTTCTTGAATCTACCTCTTCTTGGGGTGGGCTTCTTGAGTTGCATGCATCACTCTTGATCACTGTCTAGAGAGATTTTGGGTTGGCTTGTCAAACTTAGGAGTCTACATCCTCTTTTGCTTCAATTCGAGATATAATTTTGGATTTcgttctctctctatctctcttttttgtttggtGGTTGTGGTGATTCCAAACTGGGGAGAAATAGTGATTTGGGTTGTTTTTGTTTAAATGAAGGGGATGCCCTTACCCTTTGATTTTCAGGGGAAGGGGGTGTTAGACTTAGACTTAcaatttgtttcttcttcttcttcttcttcttcttcctctttttggAACTATAAAAACGCTAGCAATTGTAAGGCAAATTGTCTCTTGAACCGTAATACCAGCATTTCCAGTGATAGTGAGCCCACATCTGTCCTGGATAACATAAGGAGTCAAAGTCCTCCTACATCTTCTTCAACCCTGTCTTCATCtctaggaggaggaggaggaggcggGCCCAACAAAAACAGCGGAGGTGCAGTTGCTGGTGGTGGGGGTGGTGCCTCTACAGATACAACCGGGGTGGCGGCGGTTTCAGGAAATTCATCCATCAAATGGCACCAAGATGCCCCCTCCACTACCACCAGCTCAAATGTTGCAGCTGAATCTGAGCTCCAACCTGTGCCACCATCTCTTGAGATGGGTGGTGGTGGCACCACCGCCGCGGAGGAGTGGGAGAGTGTTTTACCGGAGTCCGTGGCTGCTTCCCCCAGCCAAGAGCAGTCTATTCTGCGCTGGATCATGGGGGATGTGGATGACCCTTCTATGGCCAATTTAAACAAGGTTCTCCAGATTGGTGGTGGCCCTGCGGCCGCAGACGACGAGTTCAATCCCGGTTTTGGCGTTGTTGATCAAGGCTTTGGAGCTGACCCTGTTGGCCAAGTGACCAATTTTTTGCCTCCAATGAACCCCTCACTGCCAATGGCCAGTTCTGCCAGTTTGTCAAGCAATAGGGTGAATGGTGAAAAGATTGGCTTGTTGGCGAATTCGTCAGGAAGTCCTGCTGTGAATAAGCTATCTAACCCTCAGAATTCGATTTTTCCTGCATTATCGAGCAATCTTGGGGTCCCTATTGCCTTCAATCAAGGGCAACAGCACGTTATCCAACAGACACCAACAGCAGCATTTGAGTGTGCTGAGATGAAACCCCCAATTTTCAATCCACAAATGTTAATAAACCAGCACCAAGCTCAGCACCCGCAGAACCCCTCTTTTTTTATGCCTTTGGCATATGGACAGCAGGAGCAGAATTTGTTGATGCCACCACAGTCGAAAAGACATAATCCAGGACATATCGGAGGGACTGATCCCGGCTTCCAGATCTCCAAAGCTCCGTTTTCGGATACAGGGCAAGAGCTTTTTGCAGGAAGACAACAGCCACACCAGCAGCAGCAAGCAATGCCTCAGGGGCTATCTCATCAGCTTCAGTTGCTTCCTCACTATCTGCAGCAGAGGCCTGCTGCAACGAGTCCAAAGCAGAAAATGATAGGGGATGAAATGGGGCACTCACATcagcaacagcagcagcagcagcagcaagcAATAATTGACCAGCTATACAAGGCAGCAGAGTTGGTCCAGACGGGGAATCCATTACTCGCGCAAGGGATATTGGCGCGGCTCAATCACCAGCTCTCTCCTATTGGTAAGCCTTTCCAAAGGGCTGCTTTTTATTGTAAGGAGGCCTTGCAATTGCTACTCCATACTAACAACTTAAATCCCTGTACGGCCAATTCGTCGCCGTTTAGTCTCATTTTCAAGATTGGTGCATATAAATCCTTCTCCGAGATCTCACCAGTTGTACAATTTGCGAATTTCACTTGCATTCAAGCCCTGCTAGAGGTTTTAGAGGGATTTGATCGAATTCATATTATCGATTTTGATATTGGCTATGGTGGTCAATGGGCTTCTTTTATGCAAGAGCTTGCCTTGAGAAGTGGTGGTGCACCATCATTGAGAATTACTGCATTTGCCTCTCCCTCAACTCATGATCAGCTTGAGCTCGGCCTAATGCGGGAAAATCTAATGCATTTTGCCAGTGAGATAAATATGGCATTTGAGTTTGAAATTGTGAGCATTGATTCTTTGAATTCTGCTTCATGGTCGCTGCCTCTTCACGTCTCAGAGAATGAAGCCATAGCAGTTAATCTGCCTGTCAGTTCTTTCTCGAGCTGTCAATTGCCACTCTCTCTGATTCTCCGTTTTGTGAAGCAGTTGTCTCCAAAGATTGTGGTATCTGTTGACAGAGGTTGTAATAGGACTGACCTTCCATTTCCAAACCATGTGATTCATGCCCTTCAGTCTTATTCCAATCTTCTCGAGTCCCTTGACGCTGTAAATGTGAACTTAGATTCCTTGCAAAAGATTGAGAGGTTTTTGCTCCAACCTGGGATCGAAAGAATTCTGTTGGGTCGTTATCATTCCCCTGAAAAGACACAACATTGGAGGACCCTGTTTTTGTCATCTGGCTTCTCCCCATTAACTTTCAGCAATTTTACAGAATCACAAGCTGAGTGCGTCGTGAAGAGGACCCCTGTTCGTGGATTCCATGTCGAGAAGAGGCAGTCTGCGCTTGTCCTCTGTTGGCAAAGAAAGGAGCTCATCTCAGCTTCAGCTTGGAGGTGTTaagcaaatgatatttaagATACTAGTGATTGATTTCATCGATGAAGCTGCCTCTTAACTCACAACTCACTGGTTTAGTCTCTCGACattttgaacttttcatgctTGTGATATATCCTTCTGCTAATTGTCTCTGTGGCTTAGGCAGATTATTCCATTTAAAGAGGAACCAGACATTTTAGTAACTGGATGTTCTAATATAGTTATCTTATTCCATTGTATTATGTTGGACGCAATTATCCATAGTTATGGTGCTGTTATACATTTCTGGGGAATGGCATCATGGTTCTAATTTTATGTTCAGACTGTTGTAAACTCAACAACATTGCAAAGCAGAAATTAACAAGAGGAAAAACATGATGTTACCTCTATATTGATGCATCATTTTGTATGTTTTTTTATAATAGAAAATTCATCTTAGCTTCATCAAGTCTTGACCAGCTGTCTCTTTCCCTCGACTCAAGCTCTTTGGCAGTTATAGTTTAGTGGATTGTTCTGATGTACAAGGTTTGCCAGAATTCAAGCTCCTTTAAGCTTTGCTAGCATGATTTGACCTAGTTTCTTTCTACTTACCAGCTCTTGTCCTCTTTCTGTCAATGGCAAAACATACCAGTTCAGTTGTCTAGGTTGATCTTTGATCAGTTCCGAATGGCCGCTAAAGAATTCTTCAAAGAAGTTTTCCCATCTCTCTCCCCCCATCCCCATATAACTTCTCTTTACATCTATGCATTCAGAAGGGAGAAGAGAAAGTTCTTAAAAATTTGGTTAGGCACATCTTCAAGGTGTGATATCTGGGCCTGTAGGCTATGTCCAATGCTTTTTGGTGATTGAAAGCGGTTTTTTAGTTCCATTCTGTTAGCTATGATAGCATGTCATTGACAGAGCAAAAATAAATTCATCAAGTACAAAACATTCCCATTCATTACTATTTAGAACCCCATAAAGTTTATGCAAACAAACTGATTTTGGTGCATCTTGTTACATTAGTAGTTGAGAAttatcttgcttttgttttgaTGAAACATCGAGGAACTCTGAACTTGGGTGCTTTTTTCATTTCTAAGAGAAAGAGGTGGAATATAAAAAATCCCATTTGAGATTTGAGGCATAATGACCATGAAAATGGGGACATAGATGGAGATTGTGGTCCAATTACTCGTGCAATCTATTGTGTTAGATGTCTTATGCTAATGGTTTCCcattcttctcttcctcttgAGAGCTGGGAGTCGATGACAGTAGTGCATGGCTATTTACCTCGGAGCAGAAGAATGAACCAACTCAGTAGTTTGAAACTTAACTAAAATATATAGTTTAGTAGTATTGTTTTGTGCAACTTTGGAACCGTCATTTGTACGACGGTGGGCGTAGAAT containing:
- the LOC113726812 gene encoding uncharacterized protein; translation: MKGMPLPFDFQGKGVLDLDLQFVSSSSSSSSSSFWNYKNASNCKANCLLNRNTSISSDSEPTSVLDNIRSQSPPTSSSTLSSSLGGGGGGGPNKNSGGAVAGGGGGASTDTTGVAAVSGNSSIKWHQDAPSTTTSSNVAAESELQPVPPSLEMGGGGTTAAEEWESVLPESVAASPSQEQSILRWIMGDVDDPSMANLNKVLQIGGGPAAADDEFNPGFGVVDQGFGADPVGQVTNFLPPMNPSLPMASSASLSSNRVNGEKIGLLANSSGSPAVNKLSNPQNSIFPALSSNLGVPIAFNQGQQHVIQQTPTAAFECAEMKPPIFNPQMLINQHQAQHPQNPSFFMPLAYGQQEQNLLMPPQSKRHNPGHIGGTDPGFQISKAPFSDTGQELFAGRQQPHQQQQAMPQGLSHQLQLLPHYLQQRPAATSPKQKMIGDEMGHSHQQQQQQQQQAIIDQLYKAAELVQTGNPLLAQGILARLNHQLSPIGKPFQRAAFYCKEALQLLLHTNNLNPCTANSSPFSLIFKIGAYKSFSEISPVVQFANFTCIQALLEVLEGFDRIHIIDFDIGYGGQWASFMQELALRSGGAPSLRITAFASPSTHDQLELGLMRENLMHFASEINMAFEFEIVSIDSLNSASWSLPLHVSENEAIAVNLPVSSFSSCQLPLSLILRFVKQLSPKIVVSVDRGCNRTDLPFPNHVIHALQSYSNLLESLDAVNVNLDSLQKIERFLLQPGIERILLGRYHSPEKTQHWRTLFLSSGFSPLTFSNFTESQAECVVKRTPVRGFHVEKRQSALVLCWQRKELISASAWRC